In the Pseudorasbora parva isolate DD20220531a chromosome 23, ASM2467924v1, whole genome shotgun sequence genome, one interval contains:
- the tpte gene encoding putative tyrosine-protein phosphatase TPTE has product MTSVHFNPGLDSKEVNGNGVKEEAEVQIDDGKEETENPDNMYHQVRKMITPFVMSFGFRVFGLVLIIVDIILVIVDLSLSNKSRDVGSALEAVSLVISFFFLIDVLLRVYVEGFKVYFSSKLNIIDACIVAITLVVTMIYAFSDLSGASLIPRVVTFLRSLRVLILVRIFRLASQKKELEKVTRRMVSENKRRYQKDGFDLDLTYVTERVIAMSFPSSGKQALYRNPIREVVRFLDAKHLDHYKVFNLCSEKGYDPKFFHYRVERIMIDDHNVPSLDDMLRYTACVREWMAADSRNVIAIHCKGGKGRTGTMVCTWLIDSDQFESAQESLDYFGERRTDKSMSSKFQGVETPSQSRYVGYYEIMKNQYNRQLPPQKSLKMKSIRIHSIAGVGKSNGSDLKVKILVKRDLVFQCVCAKQQNCTVFPDTGNNAVVISLQEGPVVTGDVKVMFESSAGLPKGYEDCPFYFWFNTSFVENNRLYLSREELDNPHKSKTWDIYKEDFGVTVSFTDP; this is encoded by the exons ATGACATCTGTGCATTTTAACCCTGGGCTAGATTCTAAGGAAGTTAATGG CAATGGGGTGAAAGAAGAGGCAGAGGTGCAGATCGATGATGGAAAGGAAGAGACGGAGAACCCAGACAACATGTACCA TCAAGTCCGGAAAATGATAACTCCTTTTGTGATGTCCTTTGGTTTTCG TGTTTTTGGCCTGGTACTGATCATTGTGGACATTATTCTGGTCATTGTTGACTTGTCCCTTTCCAACAAGAGTCGTGATGTTGGAAGTGCACTGGAGGCTGTTTCTCTGGTCATTTCCTTCTTTTTCCTCATTGATGTGCTGCTTCGCGTCTATGTGGAGGG ATTCAAGGTGTATTTCAGCTCCAAACTGAACATAATAGATGCTTGTATCGTGGCCATTACCCTGGTGGTCACCATGATCTACGCATTCTCCGATCTCTCAGGAGCCAGCCTGATTCCCAG GGTGGTCACGTTCCTGAGATCTCTTAGGGTATTGATTCTGGTACGCATCTTCAGATTGGCATCTCAGAAGAAAGAGCTTGAAAAGGTCACCAGGAGAATG gtgtCCGAGAACAAAAGGCGGTACCAAAAAGATGGGTTTGATCTGGACCTCACGTATGTCACAG AAAGAGTCATTGCCATGTCTTTTCCATCTTCTGGGAAGCAGGCGCTCTATAGGAACCCCATCAGA GAAGTGGTTCGATTCCTGGACGCCAAACATCTGGATCACTACAAGGTGTTTAATCTCTGTA GTGAGAAGGGTTACGATCCAAAGTTCTTTCACTATCGAGTGGAGCGCATTATGATCGATGACCATAACGTGCCATCACTCGA TGATATGCTGCGGTACACAGCCTGCGTTAGAGAGTGGATGGCGGCAGACTCTAGGAATGTGATCGCCATCCATTGCAAAGGAGGAAAAG GGAGAACTGGGACAATGGTGTGCACATGGCTCATCGACAGTGACCAGTTTGAGAGTGCGCAG GAGAGTTTGGACTACTTTGGGGAGAGACGGACTGATAAAAGCATGAGTTCGAAGTTCCAGGGCGTTGAAACTCCCTCTCAG AGCAGGTACGTCGGTTATTATGAGATCATGAAGAATCAATACAACCGTCAGCTACCACCTCAGAAGAGCCTGAAAATGAAGAGCATTCGAATCCACTCCATCGCAG GTGTGGGGAAGAGCAATGGCAGTGACCTGAAGGTCAAGATCCTAGTGAAGCGAGACCTCGTCTTCCAGTGTGTTTGTGCCAAACAACAGAACTGTACA gtgTTTCCTGACACTGGTAATAATGCAGTGGTCATCAGTTTACAGGAAGGGCCTGTCGTGACTGGAGATGTGAAGGTCATGTTTGAGTCCAGTGCT GGTCTGCCAAAGGGTTATGAGGACTGTCCGTTCTATTTCTGGTTTAACACCTCTTTTGTTGAGAACAACAG ACTGTATCTCTCGAGGGAGGAGCTGGACAATCCACACAAATCTAAGACCTGGGACATCTATAAGGAAGACTTCGGAGTGACTGTGTCTTTCACAGATCCTTGA